The following nucleotide sequence is from Triticum dicoccoides isolate Atlit2015 ecotype Zavitan chromosome 7B, WEW_v2.0, whole genome shotgun sequence.
ggcggtgccattctgctgatgtgtatgaggacaagacacacggTGCGAGATCCCAAGCCTATTGAAAAAAGTgttgaggttgtgatattcaccccCCTAGTCGGATTGGACATGAATAATTTTCTGCTTAAGGAGACactcaacatgtgcttgaaactgAATAAAAACATCGAACACATCAGATTTTCTCTTAATAAGATAAAGCCAAGTAAACCGGctataagcatcaatgaaactgacataatagttATGGCCACTAATGGATgtttgggcatgaccccatacatcagaaaacatAAGCTCAAGAGGATGgttcacaacacgactagactctgaaaacggaagttggtgacgcttgccctgctgacaggcatcacaaattGTTTCAGTAGTTTTATTGGACACAGCTGGTAGTTCATGACGATGTAGCACATGACAAACTATAGGAGCAGCAGGGTGACCCAGGCATGCATGCCAATGTGTAGACGCCACACGAACACCGCTGAAAGCTTGAGGAGAAGACTGCATAGGAGATGTAGGCGGCGCGTCAAGTGCATATAAACCATGGGGAAGACGACCACTAAGTAGAACGaccctcgtgtcccgatccttgataaagaaacgaaaaggatgaaactcagcaaggacattattatcacgagtaagttgAGGAATAGACAACAAACTACGTGTAGCAGTGGAAACACAAAGAACATTAGACAGATGCAGTTTGTGGAAGGTATGTGTGAGGAGTGAGgcctgaccaacatgggagatgtgcatacctgctccattggctgtgtgcacctgatcatgaccgCGATATGGTTCCTTGGTGGAAGGCTTGGCCATCTCGTTGGTGAGGTGGTTCGTGGCTCCTGTGTCCATATACCACgtaggatcgatggagtaggacgggGTGCGCCCATGATCATGACTCGTCACCGCAGCAGCCTGTTTTTCATTCCCCTTGCCATTATTACCCAGGTCGAGGAAATCTTGCTTGTAGCGTCGGTGGCACCGGGAGGAGATGTGACGCTCAAGGCCACACAGCTGGCAGGCCTGCTGAGCACCGCAGCAAAGGCAGCAAGCCACCGGACGGGTGCCGCCAATGATGGAGGGCGGGGCAGCGCGGGCCTGCGAGGATGTGGCCGCCGGTTTCCCGCCAGGCAATGGTGACGTCTTCTCCGGCTTACCGCGGGTCGCGGCGTTGGCAGAGATGAATCTCGGGGAGGCACGACGCGCTTTGATGCGCTGCTCACGACCAAGAAGACGTGCATATAGCTCTCGTGGCGGAAGTGGCGCCTCACGACCATGAATATTCTCGACAAGattttcataatcatcatcaagaCCATTGAGCACGTGGGTGCAGAATTACTCATCTCCAAGAGGCTGACCAATCGAGGCCAATGTGTCCGTGAGACCCGACATCTTGTTAAAGTACTCGGTGATAGAGAGACCATCAAGTTTAGTCTCCCCCATCTCGGTGCGTATGGCATGAGCACGCGCTGTAGACTGCGAGGCGAAGCTGCTGTGAAATGCCGACCAAGCATCTCGGGACGTCGCGGCGAAGATGACCAGCGATGACACGCTCGGAGTGAGCGATGACTGGATAGCGGAGAGAATCACCTAATCCTGAGCCACCCACACATGGTACGCCGGATGGTACGGCGGCTGGCACGGGATGGAGCCATCGACGCACCCCTCCAGGTAGCGGCTTCGAAGGAGAGGTAGCACCTGAGCCCGCCAGGACAAATAATTATCCGGCGTAAGCTTCACCGGAAGGAGGTGTGACAAGTAAAACGGCGACGGTGCGGTCATGTGATCCGCATGAGGCTGTGCCGGGGGCGCGTAGCAGCCCATCATCGGGTCCGTCTCCGGGTTGGGGTGAGCGCCAGTTGTGCACCAGCGTATGGCGACATGGAGTAGGCGCCTGTAGGGgcggagccaacacccgagccagcCAGAGCTCCGGGGGCATAGATGGCGCAGCCCCGTGAATCAGCACAGGCGGCTGCACACCGTAGGGCTGGGGATGTGACGCCCCAGCGTAGCCAGGAGTCGGCGACACGCCGTAGGGCAGCGGCCAGGCAGACGATGATGGAGGCGCGACACCGAGGGTTGAGGCAGGGGCGCGGAACCAAGGGGCTCCATAGAGCGACGACGGAGGCGCAACGCCGAGGGGTGAGGCAGGGGCGCCATACGTAGGTGCAGGGCCGCGGAACCCCGGCGGCCTAGCGGCAACAGCCAGGGAGGACCCGCCAGATGGGATCGGCGGGGGCAGGTCGCCAGTCCCGCTCGACCGATCGGGAAAGCCGCGGGCGGCTGCTGCCAGGCCGTAGCCAGCTGGCGGGAGGCCATGAAGGGCGACGAGGAAGCGAGCGCTTGGGCCGACGCGGCGTCAGCGACGACAGAGgccgaggagtcggcggtggcaggggccgaggcggcggcggcggcggcgtgagggGCAACGAAAGACATCGAAACactaaactgataccatgtaaaacatagagtttgggaaactgctcgacaccctaaacggggtgtggctatctcattatataggaGTACCAAAGGATACAATACAATTACAGATGTGTACAAAGGGTCCACGTATAGATATACAGTCTAAGACACAACCTAACCGGCCTTGTTCCACCCGtaacaaacataaactcaaactaATATATAGTACTCTTACTACTAGTCCTACACGTACTCTAATTCAACTATGACCAGCACATAGCTTGCTATATAGCATACAAACGCGTGCATGTACTACTTCTACGTAGACTACTAAGACACGGACTGGTATCCCTGGCATGCAAGCCGACTCAAAGCTTTCCTAAACTAATGATCCGACAACTTCGATCACAACAGCTAACTGTAGTCAGACCCAACTAGTGGACACGAGCTACACTTACCTTATTAACTACTATATGTTTGGATTATTCCCAACATTCACCCCCTAATCCAAACATTAGACTCTTTACACGCAGACCATTATCTGTTCATCTTGTCATGTCGTTTGCCTCCGGTGACGCAACTTACTGGAGAGCAACTTCTCTCTTCTCGCAATGATGGCCACCACTTCATCGCCATCTTTTTTTTATGCCGACGTCTAGACTGAAACCAACGATTATCCGGACTACCAGCCATGGTGCCACATCTTAACGTGCTACATGCAGACGAAATAGTCTCATACAGGAACTCCACTTACTGGTCTATGTCCATCTTTACGTTGACCTTCATCTTCTCGCCGGTTGCTTGCACACGGGCAGACACATCTCTTCACCCGCCACATTTTTTCTATGTCATTGGTGAACAACTTACCAAATGACACCTCCTGTCTAGCAACAACCCAACTTGCCATATACGTGCAATTCAACTTCACTGTATATGAACTCGCCGGAACTCCTTGATCATGAACAGAAACGCACGGCACAGTTTCCTTTTTCCACCCGTTCTCACTCTCATTTCTCTTCGGCCAGTGGTGCATCTCAACTGCAGTAGAAGAATCACACACCTTAGCTCTTGGCCGCAACTGGCTAGAACTCATGTGCACACCTCGATGACAGCTCGCAACTATGTCACCTCTTCCTCGCACTCCCGAACGATGATCTTGACGAGATCTTCTAGCACCGCACCTCGGCACTACCGCTCCCGTCAACGATCTCCTTCCACCACCTTGTCGTTGACAACTTGTCCTCCTCCTCCAGGTAGTTCCGTCGAACGACAATCACCCATCGCCTCGCTTGCGACAGCATCCTCGCCACGTTCTCGCCGTGCTCCGCCGAACGACTACCGCCTGATCCTCTATGTCGTTGCACCATCCAGCGACTATATCACCAGCTCCACGTTGTCGCTATACCATCGATTGTATCGCTCGCCACGAGGCGCTGGTAGGTCGCCACCCCGGGGCAAGCGTGGCTTCAAATcgaccttgctctagataccaattgttggcttTTCCCAAGGATCAATCACACGATCACGCTGCAGCTCAACTGGTCGTATACGCGTAACTCGCCTCGATGTAGAGAGGGAGGCCGGGGGGAAGCCGGAAGAAACGGCCAGAAAAGGCCCTCCTCTCGCTGACGGAGCGGCCCCACACCCTTTTCGCTTGTGCCAGCGCCCCCAGGGGCCCCAATGCGCCGGCTGTTATTTCGGCCCAACTCGACAAAAAACGGACTCCTGAGGACGCGACTAGGCCGATTTTTGCCCGTCGACGCTAAAAAATTGCCTGGGaggctgttgggggcgcggctggacatCCTCTCAAGTGCTAGCGTCGATGTGCATTATTGGTAGCGCATTAGGTGACTTGAATGATGGGCTGCTGGTCACACACACAGTACTACATGGCCCGTGGACTGAAGTAGCAGTCGGTCACAGACGTACACACCCAAGATGCGATCCGGATcaggcattcattttcctgcttccATTGATGCCTTGTCATAAATATCAAGACCAGCGATATACGTGCAGTTATGGTGACAGACGTGCATGCATATGTCGGTATGTCCGGTTGTCTCTATCTTGTGACCAGCCACATGTTGTCCGGCTGTCAAATTATAGAATTCGACTGTAAAACATCCATAGTATTTCGCAGTAAGGGCATCTCTAATGCGGTCTGGACCGCAGATGCCATCCAATATGGTCATTTATCGTTTCGCGGCACGTACTGCCCGAACTATAATAATGAGCATGTACTTTCTTTCATAAACCGGGGACAAGCGTGGGGGTTTTGTAGAAGTCTGGACCGCTCGCATGCCCACTTCTGACCGCCTGGCCGGCCCAAACCCCTTCTCCATCCCGCGCGCTTCTAGTCAACGCCGCTTCAGAGCGGCAgtgcccgcattcatgcccggccagagcggaggcgactgcTCATATACGTCGGCCAACAGAGCGTCGCCCACGCCACTTCCTGGTGCAGGCGACTGTTACGCGTTCAAACTGCAAGGCGGCCGCccgtccgtccgtctgccgccGACATTGATGGCATGTGGTCGCCGAGGCATCTCCTCCTATGCTACCCGTCCGTCCCTCTgcggcccaccattgctatataaaccgtTGCCCTGGTCATAACCACAGTCATCCGCTTCCGATCCCTCTCCGCACCACTCCCACCATGAATTCTTTTCCTACCAAAGCTCTCTGGGACTGGTTGACGTCggaccaaaagaaggagatggccgccatTGCTGACGACGATGAACTAATGGAGGAAGCTGCCAACAAAACCGGCGCCACCCTCCTCATCCGCACCACTCTTGTCGGCGCatcgcaccatgaccatcggcgaggctcgTGCCCATTACATGGACATGATGTGGGAGGAGCGGGAGGAGTAGTTCCGGGAGGCGCATGCTGACTCCACCTATAACCACcacctcctccaggagcacctgaagGCGGAGGAGCAGCTCGTCATCTGTAAGGCGGTCACATCGGACGCGGACCTGGCGGAGCAGGAAGCGCCGCTCAAGTCCTACCGCTCCACCCGCGACATTCACTTCACCCGCTTGCGGTACTGCCAGCGGATGGCGGAGGTGGCggcaaattttgaattcaaatcctTTAACAATGCAGTTACTGCCTCATTTGGTGAGCTTGTGATAATGATATCACCAACATATATAAGCACAAATATGGATGTTTTGAACTTGTTGTAAATAAATAGTGATGTGTCGGATTTAGAAGGAACAAAACCAAGTGTTTGCAACTTTGAACTCGGACGTGAGTACCATGCTCTAGGTGCTTGCTTCAACTCATAAAGAGATTTATCAAGCCCGCACACATGAAAAGGGTTATTCTTatcttcaaacccaggaggttgtgataacccacaagtatatgggatcgcaacagttctcgagggtagagtattcaaccaaaatttatagattcgacacatggggagccaaagcatacttgcaagtattagcagttgagttgtcaattgaaccacacctgaaaattaattatctatagcaaagtgataagttgcaaagtagtatgatagttttgataatagtagcagcagcaatggtaacggtaacagtgataataGTAGTATtatagcaagtgcaacagtaacgatagcagtagtaacttagcaagaacaatataagataaattcgtaggcattggatcggtaactTGTTGGATGATGTTCATCATGTGACagccataacctagggcgataggcACTAGgttcagttcataaatataatataggcatgtattacgtaaatagtcataggtgcttatggaaagaacttgcatggcatcttttgtcctatcctcccgtggcagcggggtccaattggaaactaagggatattaaggcctccttttaatagagacccggagcaaagcattaacacacggtgagtacatgaactcctcgaactacggTCATCGCCTGGAGTGGTCCCAACTATTTTCACTCCGGGGTTgcaggatcataacacgtagtaggtgactataacttgcaagatcagttctagaacatggatataatgatgataacataaatggttaagatctgaaatcatggcacccgtgcccaaagtgacaagcattaagcatggcaaagtcatagcaacatcaatctgagaatatagtggatactagggatcaagccctaacaaagctaactAGATTACGTGATGAATCTCACCCAACTCCTCATCgactagcgagcctacgaagggATTACTCACTCCCGGGAGCATCATGGAAGGCGATGGAGAAGgattggtgatgacaaagatcgaagatccccctcttcggagtcccaaacggactccagatctggcctcccgatgaagaacaggaggtgacgacgGCTCCATCTCatggaacgcgataattctttctccctgattttttaaaaaaataggatttcgtagcatcggtttcagggtctgcagggccaccaggtggggacaacccacctaggcgaNNNNNNNNNNNNNNNNNNNNNNNNNNNNNNNNNNNNNNNNNNNNNNNNNNNNNNNNNNNNNNNNNNNNNNNNNNNNNNNNNNNNNNNNNNNNNNNNNNNNNNNNNNNNNNNNNNNNNNNNNNNNNNNNNNNNNNNNNNNNNNNNNNNNNNNNNNNNNNNNNNNNNNNNNNNNNNNNNNNNNNNNNNNNNNNNNNNNNNNNNNNNNNNNNNNNNNNNNNNNNNNNNNNNNNNNNNNNNNNNNNNNNNNNNNNcccacccaggtgccccccttcggTGGTTCTCAGCTCTAGAAATTCTCCTCTATTGTATAAAAAAtcatcgcaaagtttcgttccatgcaCGAGAAGTAGGGGGGAACTCGAGAAAAACTTTATTATCTATGGCAATTCGATGAAAAGAAAGAAGATTTTTCTCGGTTTGTGGGACATGTAAGATATCTCTAAGATGAATGTTCCGATGAGGGGTTTTGATAATTGCATGACCAACTTGATCTATCTTCATACCTTCACCGTTTGCATTGTGGACTTGATCATGGCTACGGTACTTCTCGTGCATGGTCACCTTTTCAATCTCATTGGTGATGTGATTTCTGGCTCCAGAGTCAACGTACCAACTGGTATCAACTCCATAAGATGTATTTGCAACTGCTGCAACTTTCTTGCGTTGGGAATTGTTCTCGGCATTGCGCCAATCACAATCCATTGCAttgtgtttttttttgcaaatttgacATTTATTTTCATACTCATTATAACCTTGAAATGGACGACCCCTATTGTTTGTTGTAGGAAGGGCACTGGTTATTGTCAGAGTAGTAGTAATTGTTGTTGTGGTTGTGGCCACAGCCGCCAGCaccaccgcccgccgccaccgGTGTTGTAATTGTTGTTGCCGCCAGTGTTCTAGTTGTCGCCGCTGTTGATACCACCATAGGCGCTGCCGCGACCACAACCCTTGCGCTAGCCCTTGGGAGACCCGCCATGGCCTCTGGCGGCGAGATTGGTAGAGGATTTGAAGGCACCTGCCCCCATTCCTTGGAACATCTCGACTCGTTGGTCGAAACTCATGACCATGCCGAAGAGATCATCCACGGTCAGAGGATCCATGTAGACATCCAACGCCAAGATGAGGGTCTAATAATCCATATCGAGCCCCCCGATGATGAAGAAGAGAAGCTCCTTGTCCTTGATGGGTTTGCCAGCTGCAGCGAGCTCATCAAAGAGGGCTCGGATCTGACCGAAGCAAGTAGTTGCACTCTGTGAGCCTTTTTGGGCGTTTGAGAGGGCCATGCGGCAATTGTTGGTGCGGGAGTGGGATTGGGCGGGGAATATGTTAGCGAGTGCTGACCAGATCTCAAGGGATTTTTCTGGGGATGCAACCTGAACGAGAACTTCCTTGGAGAGGTTTAGGAGGAGATAGGCCACAGTCTGCTGGTGCTGGATGAGCCAGGGGTTGTAGGCGGGGTTGGGAACAATCTCTTCTTTCCCAATGGAGTTCGTGGTCATGATGGTCTTGGTGGGTTCTAGTGTGGATTGATAGATGTACCCAAGTAGCCCAGCCCCCATGATTTGGGGGCGAGCTTGGGCTTTCCATGGGGCATAGTTGGTTCGGTTGAGAGGCTAAGATGTGGCGTAATTGAGGCCAGGGGAAGAGACTAGGGTGGAGGACATGGCGGCTCAAGGTGGAAGATAAAGGCTGAAGTGGTGAGGGGTTTGCTAGATGCAATGGAAggaggctctgtataccatgtccAGAGGGGTAAAGTGTCTTAACTCCCAACAGGGGAgccaacatgagagagagagatagagagggggggagggagggagtgagggagggagagagagagtgagtgtgaGAGAAAGAATTTCAACAGACAGGCAAACATCATTCATCAAATAGTGTTTGATGCCACAGGAAAAACAATGTAATTTTTTCCTAAAATGGAGTGCAAATCAATCCATGGGAACTTCCATGGgtcaaatcctccaaaattcctacgGGATTCCTGTGAATCAAGTGATCCCTTAGATTTTGTCTTTATTAATAATATCTTTACTCACAACTACTTATAACAATATGAATAATAGTATAGCACAAAAGGGCCTCTAACATATCAAGCTAACAGGAGCTTCTTCTATAAATACAACACACAAGTATAACCACCATGGGACTTGGCCTCATAAAAAAATGGAACTTTCCGAGCAACCATGCTTCTGACTGAAGCTTCAACTGAAGCTTCCTCCTCCACTCTTCTGAGCATACATACTGTTAGCTTATCTCCTAGGTCTCCTCCAAAAGACCATGATTTATTTACCTGCACAAAGATGAACGAAATGCGAGTGAAAATGCAAGGTAGCCACCAACAGTTGCCAACATCCGAGTCAAAGGAACTGCATTCCGTTCCACAGAAAAACTAAGTATATAAATAAATAGCCACTGCTTCAAGTATATAACTACTGGATAAAATAATGGtcaaatattttctattttttcatgATACATGTGCTTTCCAAATATTAGGATAGCAAGAGTGTGGTTTGTCTGAATCCACTGGCATAGGAGAGGGGGAGACACATGGGGATGGGGAACTTGATTGAGTATTAGTATGACTATCATGCTGCTGCAAATTTTGGGAAGGCTGTTGCTGCTGTGAAATGCTAGAATTAGGAGCTTTACCTGGAGGTGGCTGGAGCTGTTGTTGTATTTGTGGCTGCACTGGCTTCCATTGTGAATTCAAGATAGTGATAATCTGTTTCTCGTATTGAGGAATTTTGTCCCTCATAGCAGGTTGGATAGTACTCTTGCTCATTTGCAGCATTTGTAATATACGGTCCAACATTATTTTAAAGCTCTTCATTCTATCATACTGTTCAGATGGCTTTTGAGGTGGTATAATGCTGTCAACATGATGTAGCTTCACAGATATCTTATTGAACAATTCAATAAGTTCTGCAAAGTATTGGTCCTTCAAGCTCTGAATCTGTCGACGATGGAAAAAACCACATACACATAAATTTAGTGCAGAAGCTATATATAGATGAAAACACAATAACTAATAGACCATAGGTTTTCATTAAGTCAGCAAATATGGCAGTGGCAAGATATTTCAAGTAG
It contains:
- the LOC119335381 gene encoding mediator of RNA polymerase II transcription subunit 15a-like isoform X4, yielding MQQRVQTSGGMLLQQNNMDQKNIFIQAQKGLQEASSSTSADFTAQSGHAGAGDWQEDIYQMSLKDQYFAELIELFNKISVKLHHVDSIIPPQKPSEQYDRMKSFKIMLDRILQMLQMSKSTIQPAMRDKIPQYEKQIITILNSQWKPVQPQIQQQLQPPPGKAPNSSISQQQQPSQNLQQHDSHTNTQSSSPSPCVSPSPMPVDSDKPHSCYPNIWKAHVS
- the LOC119335381 gene encoding mediator of RNA polymerase II transcription subunit 15a-like isoform X1: MDANWRPIQGSDPAAGGDPPPPDQAIGAPIWIQPQARTRIVNKISEALKRHLPVSAVSHPDGLNQLQQIAVRFEQRIYDAATTQSDYFRTISLKMLSMETKTQQDPGNDQVIPNQNNSASADFTAQSGHAGAGDWQEDIYQMIQSLKDQYFAELIELFNKISVKLHHVDSIIPPQKPSEQYDRMKSFKIMLDRILQMLQMSKSTIQPAMRDKIPQYEKQIITILNSQWKPVQPQIQQQLQPPPGKAPNSSISQQQQPSQNLQQHDSHTNTQSSSPSPCVSPSPMPVDSDKPHSCYPNIWKAHVS
- the LOC119335381 gene encoding mediator of RNA polymerase II transcription subunit 15a-like isoform X2, whose translation is MDANWRPIQGSDPAAGGDPPPPDQAIGAPIWIQPQARTRIVNKISEALKRHLPVSAVSHPDGLNQLQQIAVRFEQRIYDAATTQSDYFRTISLKMLSMETKTQQDPGNDQVIPNQNNSASADFTAQSGHAGAGDWQEDIYQMSLKDQYFAELIELFNKISVKLHHVDSIIPPQKPSEQYDRMKSFKIMLDRILQMLQMSKSTIQPAMRDKIPQYEKQIITILNSQWKPVQPQIQQQLQPPPGKAPNSSISQQQQPSQNLQQHDSHTNTQSSSPSPCVSPSPMPVDSDKPHSCYPNIWKAHVS